The nucleotide sequence CTGTGTGAGTTGTACCGGATGGATCGACAAATGCTGCATTCAATACAGCAGTCCCTGCAGTATTCGCATATGTAATGGTAATTGGATATGCAACACCAGCCTGTAAGGTGAATGATGCACTTGCCACACTGGCACCAGAATAACTCCCATAGGCAGCCACGTTAATGGAGAAAGTAGCATCATAACTTGAACCACAACATTGGAAAGAGGTGGTATTACTGAACAAAATGGCAGCATAATCATCTGAACCAGTTAAGTCAAAAGTGTATACACCAGAAGTTGGAGGAATAAAGAAGGCTGTGGCTTCAACGACAAAAGAGGTTAATAGGATATTAGTACCATAAATTTTTCCGTAGTTAAGAGTAAGAATACTAGGTGTGACATCAAAATTCACATTTGTGAGCCCTGATATGGTGCCATAAGATGTCCCCGAAGTATATTTGCTCTTGGTAGAAAGGAAGGTCTCGAAATCACTTCCTGATACAGAAGCAGAATTGTAGGTATATATGGTTGCATTAAACCCGACGCTAGTTCCGATATTATCGGATACAGTTGTACACACGCCAGAGGTGGCCTGTGCGTGAACACCCATGCTTAACCATGACATGAGCCATGTTAAGAGTAGGACATTCActttaattttattgaaTGAGACTATCATGATAGGtaaaaaaaagatattctttttctctttttgAGTTATCGGTAAGTAGTCTAATACTAGTAATAAGTTGGTTGTGGTTTTATAATCCAAAGGACCTGGAAAAAAATGGGGTGGAGGGGAGGGGGTATCTCTTATATAGAATTAGAGCCAGTAAAATAGAAGGGATTTACAGCGAGCATCACATTTCTCAATTCTGTAAATCTAATTAAGTCCAAttgatttctttattcAAGATATGGACATTGAGTCTGTACGTATAATACACTGCGGATGTAATTGAGTTTCAGTAACACACGTAGCAGAGTAACATAACATGATTTTCCATCTGCATGAGGGTGTGTAAAGAAACATGTCATCTTAAGGTTGAACCAATTGATCTGCATCTAAGAAGCAGCGATCTTTCCGTCTGCTCGATGTGTAATTTTCCCACATCTAATCGAGATGCACTGATCTCGCGGTGTTTTCTTAGCGGACGACAAAATTAGCGAAGCATAGAATAGAAATCTGCGCCAAGCTCAGAAATGACTGGAGCCTATGACGTGAAGGAACACACATCTTTTGTGCCTGGACAATAGTGCACAACTATAATGTGGACCTATCGGCAGTGTATACAAGTTCACGTAGTCCAATGGCAAGGGTGAACTGCCCCATGTAAATCCAGAAACTGGTTAGAGCAAGGGAACATGCGTGGGCGCAGACAGATATCGTATAGAGACGCCACATTCCCTCTCCTTCTCTGGAGGTAATCAAGGGAGTCTGGCTGCTCTAGAAACACTATCGCTTACGAATAGAACCTTTCTGTCCATGGCCGATATCGGGTCTTGCATTCTTGGCTCCGAGAGTGTGGGATAGATCTGTTCACAGATGAGGTTGGCGGCTATACCGCTTGAGATAGAACTCTGTTCTCAGTATTAACTCTTGAAAGTGTTTTTCTAAAGAACAACAAGTGGGCGCCGGAAATCACGAAGCAGTGGCTTCCTCAGAAACCAAGAAACTGAAAGAAGAAGCCCAAAAACACCCAGACCCCGCGCTTCCTCTAGCAAACGGGAAGCCCAAGTGGAAAATTACATGTCGTGATCGCTTCTCTCTTGACACACAGACAATGAAGACAGTAGTCAGTCTGTCTCTCTACACACACACAATGCTGTCTCACTCTCTCGTACGACGTGGCAGTACTCTCTATCCAGGCGTTTCGGTCATTTAAATACCTTCAACTATTGTCCAATTGTCGAACAAGTCCCGCTCTCTCTTGTCGCATCTTTCTTGTTTATGTCCCTTCTAAGATCCACGTCAATTAATCATCACATTTCAATAATGCCAAAGTTAGTTTTAGTTAGACACGGTCAATCCGAATGGAACGAAAAGAACTTGTTTACCGGTTGGGTCGACGTTAGATTGTCTGCCGTCGGTGAAAAGGAAGCCGCCAGAGCTGGTGAACttttgaaggaaaagaacGTTCACCCAGATATCTTGTACACCTCCAAGTTGTCCAGAGCTATCCAAACCGCCAACATTGCTCTATCCGTCTCTGACAGATTATGGATCCCAGTTAAGAGATCCTGGAGATTAAACGAAAGACACTACGGTGCTCTACAAGGTAAGGACAAGGCTGAAACTTTGGAAAAGTACGgtgaagaaaaattcacCACCTGGAGAAGATCCTTCGATGTTCCACCACCAGTCATTGAAGACGACTCCCCATTCTCTCAAAAGGGTGATGCTAGATACAAGGATGTTGATCCAAATGTCTTGCCACAAACTGAATCTTTGGCTTTGGTCATTGACAGATTGTTGCCATACTGGCAAGATGTTATCGCCAAGGACTTGTTGGATGGTAAGACTGTTATGATCGCCGCCCACGGTAACTCTTTGAGAGCCTTGGTTAAGCATTTGGAAGGTATTTCCGATGCTGACATTGCCAAGTTGAACATCCCAACTGGTATCCCATTGGTCTTCGAATTGGACGAAAACTTGAAGCCAACTAAGCCATCTTACTACTTGGACCCAGaagctgctgctgctggTGCCGCTGCCGTCGCTGCTCAAGgtaagaagaaataaacTGCTTAATAGCTAGTTTTCAccatttctttctttcttctttaacGAACGATGATACAGTAATTTAACTtcataaataattaaataaaacttTTATAGTCAATAATGATTTTTTGGCATAACTTACTTGCATGCAGAgatatttaattaaataaaaactaTGACGACAATCTTTCGTGGATCCATTGATTCCAACCAtcaatattcttcttggatACACTCCCACTGATCGCCTCCACAGATCCATCTAATAAACTAAACTTGAATGCCTTTGTAGATCCcaattcattcaatatttctaGACTAGCACCATTATCATTGTCATTCATCATctcctcatcatcatcatcattactACTTGCCTTCCCCTTCACATCGCTAAgagatttcttctttctaACTATTATCTTATCAATCTCTCTCTCCAATGCCTCTTTGATCTTCAAGGGTGGTCTACTGGAAAATAACTCAGATTTATTACAGGCAATCAAGATGTCAATTTCATCCTCCTTCCGAGACTCAGTAACCAATATAACATCAAGCAAAAACTCCGCAGTTTTGGTCAATTCCTTGGGGTCCACAGTGGAATCCACCACAAATACAACACCAgaaactttcttcaaattcttcaattgatcaaataACTTGTAACGTAGCTTGAAATGCCCGGGgaaatcaaataaattgaattcatcatccacaTTCTCCACTTTACTAACCTCCTGCGACATCACAGTATTTCTCATCTCATCCCCAACTAACATATTAAATAGGGCAGTCTTCCCAGCATTTGAAGGACCAGCTAGAACAAACACTGGTTTCTTGTTGGATACACCAATCTCTTGACCGATCGCAATGGGAACCTTCACTCTCTTGCGTTGGACTAAAAAGTATACTGTGGTAAGCACCACAACTAGGACAGCCGTAAGCACTGTAACGGATAACATTTGCCTCTCTTCTCTGTCTACCTCTGTCTAATCAACTATTTCTTCTGAATCTTGTAATCTtttgacatttttttttctcatATCCCGAATTCAAACAACTACAACTAAACCAACTTAACTCATCTGCTAATGCAAACACAAAGCCAACCAAAGAATGCTCGCCATAAGAAGGATACCGAGTCGTCTTGCACCTCTGACGAGACGTAATAACTCTACCGCAAGGCTCCTTCCACAAACGCTGCGGGCTCAATGTCACAGACCACAAGTAGCGCTGAACCCAGATGTCGCCAAAGCCataaacaacaacatcTTGTCCCTAGATCAGCCAAATAATCTCCGGAGAGTAGCCAAGAACAATTTCCTTAGGTTACAAACCGAGAACTTACATAGGGCCCCCTTTACTTCCCTAGAGGTGGATGCTCATATTGCATCCATCTTCGTGCAGAATTATGCAAGTGTATATCAGACTTTAATGgagttgaagaagagaatgTC is from Naumovozyma castellii chromosome 6, complete genome and encodes:
- the SRP102 gene encoding Signal recognition particle receptor subunit beta (ancestral locus Anc_5.263); this translates as MLSVTVLTAVLVVVLTTVYFLVQRKRVKVPIAIGQEIGVSNKKPVFVLAGPSNAGKTALFNMLVGDEMRNTVMSQEVSKVENVDDEFNLFDFPGHFKLRYKLFDQLKNLKKVSGVVFVVDSTVDPKELTKTAEFLLDVILVTESRKEDEIDILIACNKSELFSSRPPLKIKEALEREIDKIIVRKKKSLSDVKGKASSNDDDDEEMMNDNDNGASLEILNELGSTKAFKFSLLDGSVEAISGSVSKKNIDGWNQWIHERLSS
- the GPM1 gene encoding phosphoglycerate mutase GPM1 (ancestral locus Anc_5.257) encodes the protein MSLLRSTSINHHISIMPKLVLVRHGQSEWNEKNLFTGWVDVRLSAVGEKEAARAGELLKEKNVHPDILYTSKLSRAIQTANIALSVSDRLWIPVKRSWRLNERHYGALQGKDKAETLEKYGEEKFTTWRRSFDVPPPVIEDDSPFSQKGDARYKDVDPNVLPQTESLALVIDRLLPYWQDVIAKDLLDGKTVMIAAHGNSLRALVKHLEGISDADIAKLNIPTGIPLVFELDENLKPTKPSYYLDPEAAAAGAAAVAAQGKKK